Proteins encoded by one window of Aspergillus chevalieri M1 DNA, chromosome 6, nearly complete sequence:
- a CDS encoding uncharacterized protein (COG:S;~EggNog:ENOG410PNCS;~InterPro:IPR010640;~PFAM:PF06772;~TransMembrane:12 (i54-73o79-99i111-129o141-161i182-202o208-226i246-265o277-297i318-338o465-486i493-515o521-545i)) yields the protein MPGSPFFSLSRKPRRRTTHKDHTKRQQYGLGWFESPIDEKGQLYRHSDATPIELFFDLFFVANLSTFTATHEINNVEALGAYIGFLGVIWFTWLQVTLFDVRFARDSVFERVCKAAQLAVMVGFASAGTRFTTRVQDDNVWAFQSLSLLLAGSRTLLAIQYTFNSRFFRGRMEDTAKGMKHIVAILGLSSVVYLGLFFAFKVRNGPQTYIWTVWFVLFGLEMWMVMGISGATPRIGLQDTHLNVRMGLLTLIIIGEGVITITRIVNKTVRPGGWTKWSFVHILGVTSNVYVLWQAYFDVTPRDALGKITQQLWAQLHYPFHVVLILLLEGAGILALTLDITLKITYLTETILFACEEPRPNAERAIKLLRSTIADMEIDYNRGAIKEKAVISAILEDLPNRPLCPNSAAVALYSLTDDRIDDLVGNVTAALFSSMGLNPAEGTDISQLNNAQLLRMYMELLGFVYVYYFIVASLAMFLFAAFVLLARRHTRKAYVAVGVAVRIVLAIFLCGLIFFASDFRLAYSFMTSPTILYAFTFVLLFVLLVDRLLDYLSSKEAMGRRMQLGEGGSEGESGREATLIPATSGGVVIDSRSPSCSASVRAQISGRQDQLSPEAPA from the exons ATGCCCGGGTCACcatttttttctctttctcggAAGCCCCGGCGTAGAACTACGCACAAAGATCATACGAAAAG ACAGCAGTACGGCCTGGGCTGGTTCGAGAGCCCAATTGACGAAAAAGGACAACTATATCGACATTCCGACGCCACTCCAATCGAACTATTCTTTGACTTGTTCTTCGTCGCGAATCTATCGACCTTTACTGCTACGCACGAAATCAACAATGTGGAGG CTTTAGGGGCATATATCGGTTTTCTCGGAGTGATCTGGTTTACCTGGCTCCAAGTGACGCTATTCGACGTACGGTTTGCGCGAGATTCGGTCTTTGAACGAGTTTGCAAAGCGGCCCAATTGGCTGTCATGGTCGGATTTGCTTCGGCCGGGACACGGTTTACAACCCGAGTTCAGGATGATAACGTCTGGGCATTTCAGTCACTGAGCCTGCTGTTGGCCGGAAGTCGAACGCTATTGGCGATACAGTATACCTTCAACAGTCGTTTTTTTCGTGGGAGGATGGAGGATACTGCCAAAGGCATGAAGCATATCGTCGCAATTCTTGGACTTTCCAGCGTTGTCTATCTCGGA CTGTTCTTTGCCTTCAAGGTACGAAACGGACCACAGACCTACATATGGACCGTTTGGTTTGTGCTATTTGGGCTCGAGATGtggatggtgatggggaTATCCGGCGCCACTCCCCGTATAGGTCTCCAAGACACACATCTCAACGTGCGAATGGGACTCCTTACCTTGATCATCATTGGCGAAGGCGTCATAACCATCACCAGAATTGTGAATAAGACAGTACGGCCTGGCGGTTGGACCAAGTGGTCGTTTGTCCACATTTTGGGTGTCACTAGCAATGTT TACGTTTTATGGCAGGCATATTTCGATGTTACACCACGAGATGCCCTTGGAAAGATCACACAGCAACTGTGGGCGCAGCTTCACTATCCCTTTCACGTGGTGCTGATCCTCCTGCTTGAGGGAGCGGGTATTCTTGCTTTGACGCTGGATATAACGTTGAAAATCACTTACCTGACGGAGACGATCCTGTTCGCCTGCGAGGAACCGCGACCCAACGCCGAACGAGCCATTAAGCTTCTTCGGAGTACTATTGCCGATATGGAAATCGATTACAATCGCGGGGCCATTAAAGAGAAAGCGGTGATTTCGGCCATTTTGGAGGATCTACCAAACCGGCCGTTGTGTCCAAACAGTGCTGCTGTGGCTCTCTACTCTCTGACGGATGATCGGATCGACGATCTTGTGGGAAATGTCACGGCGGCCCTGTTCTCCAGTATGGGGCTTAATCCAGCTGAGGGGACGGATATCAGTCAGCTGAACAATGCTCAACTCCTACGGATGTATATGGAATTGCTGGGATTTGTGTATGTGTACTACTTTATCGTTGCTTCGTTGGCAATGTTTCTCTTTGCGGCTTTTGTGCTCCTAGCTCGCCGCCACACTCGCAAGGCGTATGTCGCAGTTGGAGTTGCTGTCCGCATTGTCTTGGCCATTTTCCTTTGCGGATTGATTTTCTTTGCGAGCGATTTCCGATTGGCATACTCCTTTATGACGTCTCCGACCATACTCTACGCTTTTACATTTGTTTTGTTGTTCG TACTTTTGGTCGATCGACTGCTGGATTACTTGAGTAGTAAGGAGGCAATGGGCCGGCGGATGCAACTGGGTGAAGGGGGGAGTGAAGGGGAATCTGGACGGGAGGCGACACTGATACCGGCGACGTCCGGAGGGGTGGTCATTGATTCTCGATCACCGTCCTGTTCAGCGTCAGTGAGAGCACAGATTAGTGGACGGCAGGATCAATTAAGTCCAGAAGCACCTGCTTGA
- a CDS encoding uncharacterized protein (COG:S;~EggNog:ENOG410PPP3), giving the protein MSSTFANRRKPRKIGGDDEEHDEGGGQEPVVKRPMHPKMKQKPKLRLSFGPGGTSMNDDAEQESEVILPKRSGLGRRAVEKSAVQRGLASSGLSDKVQFKVGLEQERPSYSEDYLKELRDSQPATPKNMTEKEKESTVDVAAKFGEVMKVTAPSAIPSEAEIREKKERRARLAKEHGYGAKEEDYIALDDAAQVDEWDPESLAEERDTRLLRDDEDFAEGFDEFVEDGRISLGRKAEREQKRKQREEMRELINEAEVPSDEDDSDLEEKAAYEAHQTRAAMGNGGRDRVDRPRTPPKMAALPRLSNSMDRFRANLAVMEKSRSQMINRMEDLRKEKADIAAREVEIQALIKEAGDNYEKLRLEAGLTPDETSEMQNSRGLETIGAPMAITAGNSESES; this is encoded by the exons ATGAGCTCTACGTTTGCGAACCGGAGGAAGCCTCGCAAGATTGGcggcgatgatgaagaaCACGATGAAGGTGGCGGACAAG AACCAGTTGTTAAGCGACCGATGCATCCCAAAATGAAGCAAAAGCCGAAATTGCGCCTATCTTTCGGTCCCGGAGGGACATCGATGAACGACGATGCCGAACAAGAAAGCGAGGTCATATTGCCTAAACGGTCCGGTTTGGGAAGACGAGCAGTCGAGAAAAGTGCGGTACAGCGAGGTCTTGCATCGTCTGGGTTATCTGATAAAGTTCAATTCAAAGTCGGATTGGAACAGGAGAGGCCAAGCTACAGTGAGGATTACTTGAAGGAACTCCGGGATTCGCAGCCTGCGACGCCGAAGAACATGacagaaaaggagaaggaaagtACGGTTGATGTGGCTGCAAAATTTGGAGAGGTCATGAAGGTGACAGCGCCATCGGCCATTCCCAGCGAAGCGGAGATcagggagaagaaggaaaggcGCGCGCGGCTGGCCAAGGAACACGGTTATGGGGCGAAAGAGGAAGATTATATTGCATTAGACGACGCTGCGCAGGTCGATGAGTGGGATCCAGAGAGCTTAGCAGAGGAGAGGGACACCCGGTTGCTCAGGGACGACGAAGACTTCGCGGAAGGTTTCGATGAATTCGTGGAGGACGGCCGAATCTCTCTTGGACGGAAAGCAGAGCGCGAGCAGAAGCGGAAACAACGTGAAGAAATGAGGGAACTGATCAACGAAGCTGAGGTACCTTCCGACGAGGACGATTCGGATCTGGAGGAAAAGGCCGCCTACGAGGCCCATCAGACAAGAGCCGCGATGGGTAATGGAGGACGTGATCGAGTAGATCGACCAAGGACTCCACCCAAGATGGCTGCACTTCCGCGTCTCTCGAACAGCATGGATCGTTTCCGCGCCAATCTTGCTGTAATGGAGAAGTCAAGATCACAGATGATCAACCGCATGGAAGATTTGAGGAAGGAGAAAGCAGATATAGCTGCACGAGAAGTGGAAATCCAGGCTCTAATCAAGGAGGCCGGGGACAACTATGAGAAACTCAGGTTGGAAGCTGGACTCACACCCGATGAAACGTCTGAGATGCAAAATTCGCGAGGACTAGAGACTATCGGTGCCCCAATGGCAATAACTGCAGGCAATTCTGAAAGCGAATCTTGA
- a CDS encoding putative small nuclear ribonucleoprotein SmG (COG:A;~EggNog:ENOG410PQQQ;~InterPro:IPR034098,IPR010920,IPR001163;~PFAM:PF01423;~go_component: GO:0005681 - spliceosomal complex [Evidence IEA];~go_process: GO:0000387 - spliceosomal snRNP assembly [Evidence IEA]), whose protein sequence is MPQAQPELKKYMEKRVFCQLNGDRKVIGVLRGYDVFMNLVLDEAFEEKPGGEKVAAGMVVIRGNSIVMLEALERISEK, encoded by the exons ATGCCTCAAGCTCAGCCAGAATTGAAGAAG TACATGGAAAAGCGGGTATTCTGCCAACTTAACGGCGACCGCAAAGTCATTGGCGTTCTCAGAGGTTATGAT GTCTTCATGAACCTTGTCCTGGACGAGGCTTTCGAGGAGAAGCCGGGTGGTGAGAAGGTCGCAGCCGGCATGGTG GTCATCCGCGGTAACTCCATCGTTATGCTCGAGGCCCTGGAACGGATAAGCGAGAAATAA
- a CDS encoding transcription initiation factor TFIID subunit TAF2 (BUSCO:EOG09260289;~COG:K;~EggNog:ENOG410PFBT;~InterPro:IPR042097,IPR037813;~MEROPS:MER0026493;~go_component: GO:0005669 - transcription factor TFIID complex [Evidence IEA]) has translation MPGVVETSAGPIWPGLGYSIAHQKVELEVDFANRSLKGKTEITIHPHYKDLRVIGLNFRQGEVKRLTVNGKTPAIKHTDPYDSLQLYGSHYHGRLTSKIDELLHTPPQPDLLVSIPKNVRIDELDPFSIEAQNQMALRATGASDDQEGPLSSKAAETVLPRFTALTVYVEFVIDQIRDGLQFVGVGNGDRRYPHAYTTNPLGYGIGCPLFPCVDDPSARCTWEFSIKCPCSLGDMFDRKNRDQSTATTTGRSRTASGNGRYISPDDEALDLTVVCSGDLTDEIVDPKDPSKKTVSFACYSSLSAQQVGFAVGPFECVDLSGFRESDQDERLIQASTPVHAFCLPGRSDEVRNTCFPLPRAIDYFSINCGSYPFSSYKMVFVDDSPEATFPTAYLSICSSHLLFPEEVIDTIHDTTRTLVYALSCQWTGVNLIPKEPADAWVTIGMAWYITDIFMKTLCGNNEYRFRLKQMSDRVCEMDYERPSLYDMGNILKLDPSEVEFIALKAPLILFILDRRLTKASGKATMARIVSRLFISARAGDIPNGAITSAYFQKTCEKLGHAKLDPFFLQWVYGAGCPRFQATQRFNKKKLVVEMMIKQVQSEQPTTRDLSKDTFMRDVKEEIRQVYAGTVQPVFTGSMTIRIHEADGTPYEHIVEIKEGVTKFEIPYNTKYKRLKRNKRQKERAAAATGTDPSVETQEDVLLYCLGDVLQSEDEVQDWRLADWSKEDEERMGQESYEWIRMDADFEWICKLSLVMPGYMYLSQLQQDRDVIAQLESLQYMAAQKEHPLISTIFVRTLMDRRYFYGIRASAARALVKHAKEEINWLGLYHLERAFQEMFCLPGSPMTRSNDFSDRAAYILQLVIPEAISKVRDNGGRTPMRVKRFLFEKLKFNDNSNNEYSDNFYVATLMRSLCDAMLGRTEVPQDNFDDFDMERVLETQAEEQLEQDAIAEIDRYRRMDEWSSSYQNVYSRAALRCQRQLMQANLLEFDYMQFLPYTRAGTYDLLRLDAFECLVDMDIFGSIELLKWFVFTMSSDSSAWLRRRLHNAFGRALAPVAFGRGPANEAPAQNDGLIIEQESSTEVRQADLARRQTVPGAMEGLRTELSGDQVLKDSLWAACNSSCIGLLELSEFTDLCRVLYEPITSLRVSLRYPRYWKVRNLGKGRLHFYKSDRVRTTLTKDAAAASTKRKREDQGMPPPGPRITFKQSKVGSGTPSATSMSTSQPKPKLHIPKVSSSPAPATPGTPSTPATTPGGGLKLKLKIGQKPK, from the exons ATGCCAGGCGTCGTTGAGACATCAGCCGGGCCCATCTGGCCAGGGTTGGGCTACTCCATCGCACACCAGAAAGTTGAACTGGAGGTAGATTTCGCAAATCGAAGTCTCAAGGGCAAGACAGAGATTACCATCCACCCGCACTATAAGGATTTGAGAGTTATTGGGTTGAACTTTCGTCAAGGAGAGGTGAAAAGGTTGACAGTCAACGGAAAGACGCCCGCGATCAAACATACGGATCCCTATGACTCGCTCCAACTGTACGGCTCTCACTACCACGGACGCCTGACGTCTAAGATAGATGAGCTCTTGCATACTCCGCCGCAGCCCGACCTGCTCGTTAGCATCCCGAAGAATGTCCGCATCGACGAGCTTGATCCCTTTTCGATCGAAGCGCAAAACCAGATGGCCCTAAGGGCAACTGGTGCCTCCGACGACCAAGAAGGACCTTTAAGCTCAAAGGCTGCCGAAACAGTGCTTCCGAGATTTACAGCTCTGACTGTCTATGTGGAATTCGTGATCGACCAAATACGAGATGGTTTGCAGTTTGTGGGCGTGGGGAATGGTGACAGGCGCTATCCGCACGCGTATACGACCAACCCGTTAGGCTATGGTATTGGATGCCCTCTTTTTCCGTGCGTTGATGATCCATCCGCTCGCTGCACGTGGGAATTTTCGATCAAGTGTCCGTGCTCTCTTGGCGATATGTTCGATCGTAAAAATCGGGATCAGTCAACAGCAACCACTACTGGCCGATCGAGAACTGCGTCTGGAAACGGTCGATATATCTCTCCTGATGATGAAGCTCTGGATCTGACGGTGGTTTGCTCCGGAGACCTGACTGATGAGATTGTCGACCCGAAAGATCCAAGCAAGAAAACGGTTTCTTTCGCATGCTATTCCTCGCTTTCTGCTCAGCAGGTTGGATTTGCAGTCGGCCCCTTCGAGTGTGTAGACCTCTCTGGTTTTCGTGAAAGCGACCAAGATGAGCGGCTTATTCAGGCCTCTACTCCGGTGCATGCGTTTTGCCTGCCAGGAAGGTCAGACGAAGTTAGGAATACATGTTTCCCACTGCCAAGAGCTATTGACTACTTCTCAATCAATTGCGGCTCTTACCCGTTTTCGAGCTACAAGATGGTCTTTGTGGATGATTCGCCTGAGGCTACTTTTCCAACAGCGTACTTATCCATTTGTAGCAGCCATCTGCTCTTCCCTGAGGAGGTAATCGACACGATACACGATACTACAAGAACACTAGTCTATGCTTTATCTTGCCAATGGACCGGCGTTAATCTTATTCCTAAAGAGCCTGCTGATGCCTGGGTCACGATCGGAATGGCATGGTATATAACAGACATCTTCATGAAAACTCTTTGCGGAAATAACGAATACCGATTCCGATTAAAGCAAATGTCGGATAGAGTCTGCGAGATGGATTATGAACGACCATCTCTCTATGACATGGGCAACATTTTGAAGCTGGATCCTTCTGAAGTCGAATTCATCGCCCTCAAAGCTCCTCTGATTTTGTTCATTCTCGACCGTCGTCTTACCAAGGCCAGTGGAAAAGCCACCATGGCCCGTATTGTTTCTCGACTCTTTATATCTGCTCGAGCGGGTGATATCCCTAATGGCGCCATCACCAGCGCTTATTTTCAGAAGACATGCGAGAAGCTCGGACATGCGAAACTAGATCCATTCTTCCTGCAATGGGTGTACGGCGCCGGTTGCCCGCGCTTTCAGGCTACGCAAAGGTTCAATAAAAAGAAATTGGTCGTCGAAATGATGATTAAACAAGTGCAATCGGAGCAGCCGACCACACGTGATTTGTCAAAGGACACATTCATGCGTGACGTGAAAGAAGAGATCCGTCAGGTGTACGCTGGTACTGTGCAACCTGTTTTCACAGGCTCCATGACGATCCGTATTCACGAAGCCGATGGAACACCTTACGAACACATAGTTGAAATAAAGGAGGGTGTTACAAAATTCGAGATTCCGTATAACACGAAATACAAGCGCTTAAAAAGGAATAAGCGACAAAAAGAACGTGCTGCCGCTGCGACAGGGACAGACCCCAGTGTGGAAACCCAGGAGGATGTTCTCCTTTACTGCCTGGGCGATGTCCTACAATCAGAGGATGAGGTGCAGGACTGGAGGTTGGCTGACTGGAgcaaggaggatgaggaacgAATGGGCCAGGAATCATACGAATGGATTCGCATGGATGCGGATTTCGAGTGGATCTGCAAGCTTTCCTTGGTGATGCCGGGTTACATGTATCTCTCCCAGCTTCAGCAAGATCGAGATGTCATAGCTCAGTTGGAG TCCCTCCAGTACATGGCGGCGCAGAAAGAGCATCCGCTGATATCGACAATATTTGTTCGAACATTGATGGATCGCAGATACTTCTACGGGATACGTGCATCAGCAGCTCGGGCTTTGGTGAAACATGCCAAGGAGGAAATTAATTGGTTGGGGTTGTACCATTTGGAGAGAGCATTCCAGGAAATGTTCTGCCTTCCAGGGTCACCCATGACCCGTTCCAACGACTTTTCTGACCGTGCTGCATACATTCTGCAGTTGGTCATACCTGAAGCCATATCCAAGGTGCGCGACAATGGTGGCCGAACCCCGATGAGAGTGAAGCGCTTCCTTTTTGAGAAGCTGAAGTTCAATGATAATTCGAACAACGAG TATTCGGACAACTTCTATGTTGCGACATTAATGCGGTCGTTATGTGACGCGATGCTGGGGAGGACTGAGGTCCCTCAAGACAATTTCGATGACTTTGACATGGAACGAGTTCTCGAGACACAAGCTGAAGAGCAACTGGAACAGGACGCTATTGCTGAAATCGATCGATACCGACGGATGGACGAATGGTCCAGCTCATACCAGAACGTCTATTCGCGAGCAGCATTACGGTGTCAGAGGCAACTCATGCAAGCCAACCTATTAGAGTTTGATTATATGCAGTTCCTACCATACACTCGTGCCGGAACCTACGATCTACTCCGCTTGGACGCTTTTGAGTGTCTCGTCGATATGGACATTTTCGGCAGTATTGAACTTTTGAAATGGTTCGTTTTCACAATGTCAAGCGATTCTTCCGCCTGGCTTCGGCGTCGACTGCATAACGCCTTCGGCAGAGCTCTTGCTCCGGTTGCGTTTGGCCGTGGACCGGCCAATGAAGCACCCGCTCAGAATGATGGCTTGATTATTGAGCAAGAATCCAGTACGGAAGTTCGTCAAGCAGATCTTGCACGACGTCAGACCGTGCCCGGCGCTATGGAGGGCCTCAGGACTGAGCTCTCTGGTGATCAGGTCTTGAAGGATTCTCTTTGGGCTGCCTGCAATTCGTCATGTATTGGGTTACTCGAACTCTCTGAGTTCACGGACCTCTGTCGGGTCTTGTACGAACCGATCACGTCCCTGAGGGTTTCACTCAGATACCCACGGTACTGGAAAGTCAGGAATCTCGGAAAG GGACGCTTGCACTTTTACAAATCAGACCGTGTTAGAACAACCCTCACAAAAGACGCCGCAGCCGCCTCCACAAAACGCAAGCGAGAGGACCAGGGAATGCCACCTCCCGGCCCTCGCATTACATTCAAGCAATCCAAAGTTGGCTCGGGGACCCCATCCGCGACCTCCATGTCAACCTCACAACCCAAACCGAAATTGCACATCCCCAAGGTGTCCTCTTCTCCTGCTCCAGCTACACCGGGCACACCGTCAACCCCGGCCACCACTCCAGGCGGCGGGCTGAAGTTGAAGCTGAAAATCGGGCAAAAGCCGAAATAA
- a CDS encoding sn-1,2-diacylglycerol cholinephosphotransferase (COG:I;~EggNog:ENOG410PK7Y;~InterPro:IPR014472,IPR000462,IPR043130;~PFAM:PF01066;~TransMembrane:8 (i47-70o90-108i189-208o230-253i265-284o296-312i324-346o358-379i);~go_component: GO:0016020 - membrane [Evidence IEA];~go_function: GO:0016780 - phosphotransferase activity, for other substituted phosphate groups [Evidence IEA];~go_process: GO:0008654 - phospholipid biosynthetic process [Evidence IEA]), with the protein MSRLFRKVQAAQDSLSDDALMPLKSYKYSSVDKSFISRYVLRHYWNAFVEVLPLWLAPNMVTLLGFFFIIGNVLLIEIYTPDLVGPGPSWLYYSFALGMWMYSTLDNVDGKQARRTGTSSGLGELFDHGIDSLNCTMASLLETAAMGFGSTQLGAWTALVPCLAMYFSTWETYHTHTLYLGYFNGPTEGLLIAIAIMIASGIYGPQIWSRPITDLLPYPQIFGNNSVKDLWIPILLAGFFLGHLPGCICNVIDARKKQNLPLKPLFKEILPMVVFTVCNIAWLFSPYSSLLADDRLVLYCTTISFVFGRMTTKIILAHLLRQPFPFWTVLLTPLVGGAVLVNLPLIGLPAIGAWMEVFYLRAYLLFAFVLYMYWAFLVINRITTFLGINCLTIRKDKSAARERAYHELAELRSEEPGLKNH; encoded by the exons ATGAGCAGGTTATTTAGGAAGGTCCAAG CGGCCCAAGATTCGCTTTCGGACGATGCCCTTATGCCTCTCAAGAGCTATAAATACTCCAGCGTGGACAAGTCGTTCATCTCGAGATATGTGTTGAGACACTAT TGGAATGCATTCGTCGAAGTGCTGCCGCTTTGGTTGGCTCCTAACATGGTTACTCTTCTGGGGTTCTTCTTCATTATCGGAAACGTGCTCCTTATTGAAATCTATACGCCCGACCTTGTGGGACCG GGTCCTTCCTGGCTATATTACAGCTTTGCACTAGGCATGTGGATGTATTCCACTTTGGACAATGTCGATGGTAAACAAGCACGCCGGACAGGTACATCTAGCGGTTTGGGAGAGCTTTTCGA CCACGGAATTGACTCGCTCAATTGCACCATGGCCAGTCTGTTGGAAACTGCGGCAATGGGCTTCGGCTCAACACAACTTGGTGCATGGACGGCCCTAGTTCCTTGCTTGGCGATGTACTTTTCGACGTGGGAAACCTATCACACACATACGCTGTATCTGGGCTACTTCAACGGACCTACTGAAGGTCTCCTTATCGCCATCGCGATCATGATTGCTTCTGGAATCTATGGCCCCCAAATTTGGTCCCGTCCCATCACCGACCTACTGCCTTATCCGCAAATCTTTGGAAACAACTCCGTGAAGGACCTTTGGATTCCAATCCTACTCGCCGGTTTCTTCCTGGGGCACCTTCCAGGCTGCATTTGTAATGTGATTGATGCTCGGAAGAAGCAGAATCTGCCTCTGAAGCCTCTTTTCAAGGAAATTCTCCCGATGGTCGTGTTTACTGTCTGCAACATTGCTTGGCTATTCTCGCCATACTCTTCGCTGTTGGCCGACGACCGGTTGGTTCTGTACTGCACAACAATCTCATTTGTCTTTGGGCGTATGACCACCAAGATTATCCTCGCCCACTTGCTGCGCCAGCCGTTCCCATTCTGGACGGTGCTCCTTACTCCGCTCGTTGGCGGTGCTGTTCTCGTTAACTTGCCACTGATTGGCCTTCCCGCGATCGGTGCGTGGATGGAGGTGTTTTACCTCCGTGCTTATCTCTTATTCGCCTTTGTCTTGTACATGTACTGGGCGTTCTTGGTCATCAACAGGATTACTACGTTTCTAGGAATCAACTGTTTAACGATCCGGAAGGATAAGTCTGCCGCCAGGGAGAGAGCGTACCACGAACTTGCAGAACTTAGATCGGAGGAACCCGGATTGAAGAATCATTGA
- a CDS encoding putative choline transporter Hnm1 (COG:E;~EggNog:ENOG410PG14;~InterPro:IPR002293;~PFAM:PF00324,PF13520;~TransMembrane:12 (i44-68o80-104i125-149o169-189i201-220o240-257i278-302o336-361i382-403o409-431i443-468o480-501i);~go_component: GO:0016020 - membrane [Evidence IEA];~go_function: GO:0022857 - transmembrane transporter activity [Evidence IEA];~go_process: GO:0055085 - transmembrane transport [Evidence IEA]) — protein METKSVTQDVFSMANDEAENRTFRNADELRLAQMGHKQELKRHFSVWSLIGLAANCTISWTGLGLGLITAIDAGGPGPLIYGFILVFVLQAFLATSLAEFVSAYPVEGGMYHWIAAIAPKRYNSILSFATGWSTVFGWIFTTASTNLIYATNFMSLIALYETDLVIQPWMTFVAYQGLNILTSSIVMFGNRFIPLINKFSLCYLQLAWFVIMVTVAASAPTHNDTEFVFKTWINNTGWENNVICFITGLVNPLYSLGGLDGITHVTEEIPNPGRNAPIALASSISIAFITGLSYLLSLMFSVQDYKSLANSPTGLPLAEIFRQATQSRSGTFALVFLLWIALGPCMIGSQLSTGRVFWAFARDRGLPFSEIWAKVNPKFGSPFNSQLAVTTIMALLGCIYLGSSTAFNAMMSSAVTINNIAYLIPILTNVLRCRKTMHRGPFSLPYIVGMAVNIVTVAWLVFAIVFFSFPYYMPVTASNMNYTCACVGGFLVIEVVWWIVAGKEYSRSMQKAREERDQAPYVAAMARKGEE, from the exons ATGGAAACTAAGAGTGTGACTCAAGATGTTTTTTCGATGGCAAACGATGAAGCAGAAAATAGGACATTTCGAAATGCGGATGAGCTACGGTTAGCACAGATGG GGCACAAGCAGGAGTTGAAGCGTCACTTTTCGGTATGGAGCTTGATTGGTCTCGCTGCCAATTGTACAATTTCTTGGACCG GGCTTGGACTCGGTCTAATCACTGCAATTGATGCTGGCGGTCCTGGGCCAT TGATTTACGGATTCATTCTTGTCTTCGTCCTTCAAGCCTTCCTTGCAACATCATTGGCAGAATTCGTATCTGCATATCCTGTCGAGGGTGGAATGTACCACTGGATCGCAGCTATCGCACCAAAACGCTACAATAGCATCTTGAGTTTCGCAACTGGTTGGAGCACGGTATTTGGGT GGATATTCACAACTGCATCCACGAACCTGATATATGCGACAAACTTCATGTCTCTTATAGCATTGTACGAAACAGATCTCGTCATACAACCATGGATGACGTTCGTCGCGTATCAAGGACTGAATATCCTCACGTCAAGCATTGTCATGTTCGGAAATCGATTCATTCCGTTAATCAATAAGTTCTCTT TGTGCTACCTACAGCTAGCATGGTTTGTTATCATGGTGACTGTTGCTGCGTCGGCTCCAACTCACAATGACACCGAGTTCGTCTTCAAGACTTGGATAAATAACACAGGATGGGAGAATAACGTGATCTGCTTCATCACGGGGCTCGTCAATCCGTTATACTCTCTAGGAGGCCTGGATGGAATTACG CATGTGACCGAGGAAATACCAAAT CCCGGGCGAAACGCACCAATTGCACTTG CCTCGTCAATCTCCATAGCATTCATAACCGGTCTGTCCTACCTCCTCAGTCTTATGTTCTCCGTGCAAGACTATAAGAGCCTCGCAAACTCTCCAACAGGACTGCCTTTAGCCGAAATCTTTCGCCAGGCAACTCAAAGTCGTAGTGGAACGTTTGCATTGGTATTCCTGCTCTGGATTGCATTAGGACCGTGTATGATTGGGTCGCAGCTCA GTACAGGAAGGGTCTTCTGGGCCTTTGCTCGGGATAGAGGGCTTCCATTCTCCGAAAT CTGGGCCAAAGTAAACCCCAAATTCGGCTCCCCATTCAACTCCCAACTAGCAGTAACCACCATAATGGCCCTATTAGGCTGCATCTACCTCGGATCAAGCACAGCCTTCAACGCCATGATGAGTTCCGCAGT AACAATAAACAACATCGCCTACCTCATCCCAATCCTAACAAATGTCCTCCGTTGTCGGAAGACGATGCACCGCGGACCGTTTTCCCTTCCGTATATAGTCGGGATGGCGGTGAATATCGTTACCGTTGCGTGGTTGGTGTTTGCGattgtttttttttcgttTCCGTATTATATGCCTGTTACTG CGTCGAATATGAACTATACCTGCGCTTGCGTTGGAGGGTTTCTGGTGATTGAGGTTGTGTGGTGGATTGTGGCTGGAAAAGAGTATTCGAGGAGTATGCAAAAGGCGAGAGAGGAGCGGGACCAGGCTCCGTATGTAGCTGCAATGGCCAGAAAGGGCGAGGAGTAA